A genomic region of Micromonospora sp. NBRC 110009 contains the following coding sequences:
- a CDS encoding terminase gpP N-terminus-related DNA-binding protein, which yields MHPPEIRARARGLYLAGATVAEAARAVGLSYPTVRHWCKDRPEPKQQSTALRCFRCRDGVGSPTSPGQYAYLLGLYLGDGHLVIARVPVLRIFCADAWPDLIVACENAMRNVLATSVQRVQKQGCVAVQSYGKHWPCLFPQHGRGKKHERPIVLTDWQREIVEAYPGDFLRGLFHSDGCRVSNRVTVRGKRYVYPRYMFVNESTDIMGLCQWALDLLGIAWRMNRRNCLSVARREAVAALDRHVGPKS from the coding sequence GTGCATCCACCCGAGATTCGCGCCCGAGCACGCGGCCTCTACCTCGCCGGTGCGACCGTCGCCGAGGCGGCCCGGGCCGTGGGACTCTCCTATCCCACCGTTCGCCACTGGTGCAAGGATCGACCAGAGCCGAAACAACAGAGCACGGCGCTCCGCTGCTTCCGCTGCCGAGACGGCGTCGGAAGCCCAACAAGCCCCGGGCAGTATGCGTACCTGCTCGGTCTCTACCTCGGCGATGGGCACCTGGTCATCGCCCGAGTTCCGGTGCTCCGCATCTTCTGTGCCGACGCCTGGCCGGACTTGATCGTGGCCTGTGAGAACGCGATGCGGAACGTTCTGGCCACCTCGGTGCAGCGGGTGCAGAAACAGGGCTGCGTCGCAGTCCAGAGTTATGGCAAGCACTGGCCGTGCCTGTTCCCGCAGCACGGCCGTGGCAAGAAGCACGAGCGCCCGATCGTCCTGACCGACTGGCAGCGGGAGATCGTCGAGGCTTACCCGGGCGACTTCCTGCGCGGCCTCTTCCACTCCGACGGCTGCCGCGTGAGCAATCGGGTCACCGTCCGCGGCAAGCGGTACGTCTATCCGCGCTACATGTTCGTCAACGAGTCGACCGACATCATGGGCCTGTGCCAGTGGGCCCTCGACCTGCTCGGCATCGCGTGGCGGATGAACCGGCGCAACTGCCTGTCGGTCGCTCGACGCGAGGCGGTCGCCGCCCTCGACCGTCACGTCGGCCCGAAGTCCTGA
- a CDS encoding sulfite exporter TauE/SafE family protein has protein sequence MRKLLVLALVGLAAQLVDGALGMAYGLTSSTLLLFAGVAPAAASASVHLAEVGTTLAAGVSHWRFGNVDWRVVSRIALPGAVGAFAGATFLSSISTEAAAPWMAAILCALGAYLLVRFSRPLRANRAAGRLRGRFLAPLGLVAGFVDATGGGGWGPVATPALLVSGRLAPRKVIGSVDTAEVVVAGAASVGFLIGLGAEGFLLPTVAALLLGGLVAAPIAAWLVRIVPAQLLGAAIGGVIVLTNARILLRAGELGGPVPSLVYTVLGAGWLVALGLAGRALRRTRRAAALAAQAAPAGREERQPLAAAVEV, from the coding sequence ATGCGCAAGCTGCTGGTCCTCGCCCTGGTCGGACTCGCCGCCCAACTGGTCGACGGCGCGCTCGGCATGGCGTACGGGCTGACCTCCTCGACGCTGCTGCTCTTCGCCGGGGTGGCCCCGGCCGCCGCGTCCGCCTCCGTGCACCTCGCGGAGGTCGGCACCACCCTTGCCGCGGGCGTGTCGCACTGGCGGTTCGGCAACGTCGACTGGCGGGTGGTCAGCCGGATCGCGCTCCCCGGGGCCGTCGGCGCGTTCGCCGGCGCCACCTTCCTCAGCTCCATCTCCACCGAGGCCGCCGCCCCCTGGATGGCCGCCATCCTGTGCGCCCTCGGCGCCTACCTGCTGGTCCGCTTCTCCCGGCCGCTGCGGGCGAACCGCGCGGCCGGCCGCCTGCGCGGCCGCTTCCTCGCCCCGCTCGGACTGGTCGCCGGCTTCGTCGACGCCACCGGCGGCGGGGGCTGGGGCCCGGTCGCCACCCCGGCGCTGCTGGTCTCCGGGCGGCTGGCGCCGCGCAAGGTGATCGGCTCGGTCGACACCGCCGAGGTGGTGGTCGCCGGTGCCGCCAGCGTCGGGTTCCTGATCGGCCTCGGCGCCGAGGGCTTCCTGCTGCCCACCGTGGCCGCGCTGCTGCTCGGCGGCCTGGTCGCGGCGCCGATCGCCGCCTGGCTGGTCCGGATCGTCCCCGCCCAACTGCTCGGCGCCGCCATCGGCGGGGTGATCGTGCTGACCAACGCCCGGATCCTGCTGCGCGCCGGCGAGCTCGGCGGGCCGGTGCCGTCGCTCGTCTATACGGTGCTCGGCGCCGGCTGGCTGGTCGCGCTCGGGCTGGCCGGGCGGGCGCTGCGGCGTACCCGCCGGGCCGCCGCCCTCGCCGCCCAGGCGGCACCCGCCGGGCGGGAGGAGCGCCAGCCGCTCGCCGCCGCCGTCGAGGTCTGA
- a CDS encoding NAD-dependent epimerase/dehydratase family protein, producing MRVVVFGATGMVGQGVLRECLLADDVDSVLVVGRTPTGRRHPKLREIRHEDFTDLSALRDELARVDACFYCLGVSSLGLDEAAYTRISYDFPVAAARLLAEVSPSATFVYVSGVGTDSTGEGRVMWARVKGRAENAVLELLPHGYAARPGFIQPTHGVVSKTRWYRLGYAVTRPLFPLLRRLFPNQVTTTDRLGRAMLRVAREGSPRRVLAGRDLS from the coding sequence GTGAGGGTGGTCGTCTTCGGCGCGACCGGCATGGTCGGGCAGGGTGTGCTCCGCGAGTGCCTGCTCGCCGACGACGTCGACAGCGTGCTGGTGGTCGGGCGGACGCCGACGGGTCGGCGGCACCCGAAGCTGCGGGAGATCCGGCACGAGGACTTCACCGACCTGAGCGCGCTCCGCGACGAGCTGGCCCGCGTCGACGCGTGCTTCTACTGCCTCGGGGTCTCCTCGCTGGGGCTGGACGAGGCGGCGTACACCCGGATCAGCTACGACTTCCCGGTGGCCGCCGCCCGGCTGCTCGCCGAGGTCAGTCCGTCCGCCACGTTCGTGTACGTCTCCGGCGTCGGCACCGACTCCACCGGCGAGGGCCGGGTGATGTGGGCGCGGGTGAAGGGACGCGCCGAGAACGCGGTGCTCGAGCTGCTGCCCCACGGCTACGCGGCGCGGCCCGGTTTCATCCAGCCGACGCACGGGGTGGTGTCGAAGACGCGCTGGTACCGGCTGGGGTATGCGGTCACGCGCCCGCTCTTCCCGCTGCTGCGGCGGCTGTTCCCGAACCAGGTGACCACCACTGACCGGCTGGGCCGGGCGATGCTGCGGGTGGCCCGGGAGGGCTCGCCGCGCCGGGTTCTTGCCGGCCGCGACCTGAGCTGA
- a CDS encoding TetR family transcriptional regulator gives MARDAEDTRRRLLAAAADEFAQRGIAGARVDRIAAAAGANKALIYAYFGNKDQLFDAVFDALVVSTVAEVPIDADDLPGYAGRLFDRNQTHPQALRLLLWHSLERGGMAALPQAVTASNADKAAAIAAAQRSGQLPGRYSADELLLLVVGLSLLGSAELAPVDGPEALARRRHMVTDAVARLVTHDGNRPPAGDDHPTGRGAAAGSQESAGRTGADR, from the coding sequence ATGGCACGGGACGCGGAGGACACCCGGCGCCGGCTGCTGGCCGCCGCCGCCGACGAGTTCGCCCAGCGGGGTATCGCCGGCGCAAGAGTGGACCGGATCGCCGCGGCGGCGGGCGCGAACAAGGCGTTGATCTACGCCTACTTCGGCAACAAGGATCAGCTCTTCGACGCGGTCTTCGACGCGCTGGTGGTGAGCACCGTCGCGGAGGTACCGATCGACGCCGACGACCTACCCGGGTACGCCGGCCGGCTCTTCGACCGCAACCAGACCCACCCGCAGGCGCTGCGCCTGCTGCTGTGGCACTCGCTCGAGCGCGGCGGGATGGCGGCGCTGCCGCAGGCGGTCACGGCGTCGAACGCGGACAAGGCGGCGGCGATCGCGGCTGCCCAGCGGTCCGGCCAGCTCCCCGGCCGCTACTCGGCGGACGAACTGCTGCTGCTGGTGGTCGGCCTCTCGCTGCTCGGTTCGGCCGAGCTGGCGCCGGTCGACGGCCCGGAGGCGCTCGCGCGGCGGCGGCACATGGTGACCGACGCGGTGGCCCGGCTGGTCACGCACGACGGGAACCGCCCGCCGGCCGGCGACGACCACCCGACCGGACGCGGCGCGGCGGCCGGGTCGCAGGAATCGGCCGGCCGGACGGGGGCGGACCGGTGA
- a CDS encoding LLM class flavin-dependent oxidoreductase, whose amino-acid sequence MIDVPLSVLDLAPVAATGNAGEALRHTTELARRTEELGYRRFWVAEHHNMPSIASSAPAVLLAHLAANTSTIRLGSGGVMLPNHAPLVVAEQFGTLEALHPGRIDLGIGRAPGTDQVTALALRRSMEGLSAEHFPRELADLMNYFSGAEPGPITATPGKGQSPAVWLLGSSGFSAQLAGLLGLPFSFAHHFSAQNTLPALQLYRQSFRPSQWLEKPYAMVAVNAVCAETDKRAEWLAGPAGLSFLKLRSGRPEPLVTPEEAAAYPYSEVEREFVAQRRDGQATGSPETVARQLGALLARTGADELMLTTMVYDVADRVRSFELIAEKVAGGLRRQG is encoded by the coding sequence GTGATCGACGTACCCTTGTCTGTTCTTGATCTTGCCCCGGTGGCCGCCACCGGCAACGCCGGCGAGGCGCTGCGGCACACCACCGAGCTGGCCCGCCGCACCGAGGAGCTGGGCTACCGCCGGTTCTGGGTGGCCGAGCACCACAACATGCCCTCGATCGCCAGCTCCGCGCCGGCGGTGCTGCTCGCCCACCTGGCGGCCAACACCTCGACGATCCGGCTGGGCTCGGGCGGGGTGATGCTGCCCAACCACGCGCCGCTGGTGGTGGCGGAGCAGTTCGGCACCCTGGAGGCGCTGCACCCGGGCCGGATCGACCTGGGCATCGGCCGGGCGCCGGGCACCGACCAGGTGACCGCGCTGGCGCTGCGCCGCAGCATGGAGGGGCTGTCCGCGGAGCACTTCCCCCGCGAGCTGGCCGACCTGATGAACTACTTCAGCGGCGCCGAGCCGGGCCCGATCACCGCCACCCCCGGCAAGGGGCAGTCGCCGGCGGTCTGGCTGCTCGGGTCAAGCGGGTTCAGCGCCCAGCTCGCCGGGCTGCTCGGCCTGCCGTTCTCGTTCGCGCACCACTTCAGCGCGCAGAACACCCTGCCGGCGCTCCAGCTCTACCGGCAGAGCTTCCGGCCGTCGCAGTGGCTGGAGAAGCCGTACGCGATGGTCGCGGTGAACGCGGTCTGCGCGGAGACCGACAAGCGGGCGGAGTGGCTGGCCGGTCCGGCCGGGTTGTCCTTCCTCAAGCTGCGCTCGGGGCGGCCGGAGCCGCTGGTCACGCCGGAGGAGGCGGCGGCCTACCCGTACAGCGAGGTGGAGCGGGAGTTCGTGGCCCAGCGCCGGGACGGGCAGGCGACCGGCTCGCCGGAGACGGTGGCCCGCCAGCTCGGCGCGCTGCTGGCGCGCACGGGCGCGGACGAGCTGATGCTGACCACGATGGTGTACGACGTGGCCGACCGGGTCCGCTCGTTCGAGCTGATCGCCGAGAAGGTGGCCGGCGGCCTGCGCCGGCAGGGCTGA
- a CDS encoding trans-sulfuration enzyme family protein, giving the protein MFDASAMTAVDTTAVHAGRDDLAGLGVHVPPIDLSTTNPLPSVTDGGDAYETLATGGTLPAGASAVYQRLWNPTVARFETALATLEGTPEAVAFASGMAALTATLLAATRDGKRHVVAVRPLYGGTDHVLATGLLGTEVTWARPDQVAAAIRPDTALVVVETPANPTLDLVDIAALATAAGDVPLLVDNTVATPVLQQPARHGAALVLHSATKSIGGHGDVLAGVVACDPGWATRLRQVRAVTGAILHPLGAYLLHRGLQTLPLRVRAQQAGAEKLAGWLAGHPAVERVHHPSLHDPAGLVGRQLSGTGSLLAFEVRGGAPAAAAVAGACQLITHAVSLGGVDTLIQHPASLTHRPVEGDAKPCGGLLRVSVGLEDPEDLRADLEQALARIA; this is encoded by the coding sequence ATGTTCGACGCTTCCGCCATGACCGCCGTGGACACCACAGCCGTGCACGCCGGGCGCGACGACCTCGCCGGTCTCGGCGTCCACGTACCGCCGATCGACCTCTCCACCACCAACCCGCTCCCGTCCGTCACCGACGGCGGCGACGCGTACGAGACCCTCGCCACCGGCGGCACCCTCCCGGCCGGTGCCAGCGCCGTCTACCAGCGGCTCTGGAACCCCACCGTGGCCCGCTTCGAGACCGCCCTCGCCACCCTCGAAGGCACCCCCGAAGCCGTCGCCTTCGCCAGCGGCATGGCCGCCCTCACCGCCACCCTGCTCGCCGCCACCCGCGACGGGAAACGCCACGTCGTCGCCGTCCGCCCCCTCTACGGCGGCACCGACCACGTGCTCGCCACCGGCCTGCTCGGCACCGAGGTCACCTGGGCCCGACCCGACCAGGTCGCCGCCGCGATCCGCCCCGACACCGCGCTCGTCGTGGTCGAGACCCCGGCCAACCCCACCCTCGACCTCGTCGACATCGCCGCCCTCGCCACCGCCGCCGGCGACGTCCCGCTGCTCGTCGACAACACCGTCGCCACCCCGGTGCTCCAGCAGCCCGCCCGGCACGGCGCCGCGCTCGTGCTGCACAGCGCCACCAAGAGCATCGGCGGCCACGGCGACGTCCTCGCCGGCGTCGTCGCCTGCGACCCCGGCTGGGCCACCCGGCTGCGCCAGGTCCGCGCCGTCACCGGCGCGATCCTGCACCCGCTCGGCGCGTACCTGCTGCACCGCGGCCTGCAGACCCTGCCCCTGCGGGTCCGCGCCCAGCAGGCCGGCGCCGAGAAGCTCGCCGGCTGGCTCGCCGGCCACCCCGCCGTCGAACGGGTCCACCACCCCTCGCTGCACGACCCCGCCGGGCTCGTCGGCCGCCAGCTGTCCGGCACCGGCAGCCTGCTCGCCTTCGAGGTACGCGGCGGCGCCCCCGCCGCGGCCGCCGTCGCCGGGGCCTGCCAGCTGATCACCCACGCCGTGTCGCTCGGCGGGGTCGACACCCTGATCCAGCACCCGGCCTCGCTCACCCACCGGCCGGTGGAGGGCGACGCCAAACCGTGCGGCGGGCTGCTGCGGGTCTCGGTGGGGCTGGAGGACCCGGAGGACCTGCGGGCCGACCTGGAGCAGGCCCTCGCCCGGATCGCCTGA
- a CDS encoding Lrp/AsnC family transcriptional regulator, with protein MPVAPNDVRPFAALDDVDRAILTELAADGRLPNNALAERVGVAPSTCLTRTRALRECGAIRGFHAEVDPAAVGLPLQALVSVRLAAHERAAVDAFRARSVRLPGVVSVFHVAGAEDYVLHVRAASGDALRDFVLDHLAVDPAVQHTQTSLIFEQARGMG; from the coding sequence ATGCCCGTCGCACCGAATGATGTACGGCCGTTCGCGGCGCTCGACGACGTCGACCGCGCGATCCTGACCGAGTTGGCCGCCGACGGCCGGCTGCCGAACAACGCCCTGGCCGAGCGGGTGGGGGTGGCCCCCTCGACGTGTCTGACGCGGACCCGGGCGCTGCGCGAGTGCGGGGCGATCCGGGGGTTCCACGCCGAGGTGGACCCGGCGGCGGTGGGTTTGCCGTTGCAGGCGCTGGTGTCGGTGCGGCTGGCGGCGCACGAGCGGGCGGCGGTGGACGCGTTCCGGGCCCGGTCGGTGCGGCTGCCCGGGGTGGTGTCGGTGTTCCACGTGGCCGGCGCGGAAGACTACGTGCTGCACGTGCGGGCGGCGTCCGGGGACGCGCTGCGGGACTTCGTGCTGGACCATCTGGCGGTGGATCCGGCGGTGCAGCACACCCAGACGAGCCTGATCTTCGAGCAGGCGCGCGGTATGGGCTAG
- a CDS encoding ANTAR domain-containing response regulator → MAETQTETERRRVLIAEDEALIRLDLAEMLVEEGYEVVGEAGDGETAVKLAEELKPDLVILDIKMPIMDGLAAAERIAGSRIAPVIILTAFSQRDLVERARAAGAMAYLVKPFQKSDLVPAVEIALSRYSEIAALEAEVAGLTDRLEIRKTVERAKGALMTTYGMTEPQAFKWIQRTAMDHRMTMKEVAERILAETAGGEVAQPAS, encoded by the coding sequence GTGGCCGAGACGCAGACGGAGACCGAGCGCAGGCGCGTACTGATTGCCGAGGACGAGGCGCTCATCCGGCTGGACCTGGCCGAGATGCTGGTCGAAGAGGGCTACGAGGTGGTCGGCGAGGCCGGTGACGGCGAGACCGCCGTGAAGCTCGCCGAGGAGCTGAAGCCCGACCTGGTCATCCTCGACATCAAGATGCCGATCATGGACGGCCTGGCCGCCGCCGAGCGGATCGCCGGCTCGCGGATCGCTCCGGTGATCATCCTGACCGCGTTCAGCCAGCGGGACCTGGTGGAGCGGGCCCGGGCGGCCGGCGCGATGGCCTACCTGGTCAAGCCGTTCCAGAAGAGCGACCTGGTGCCGGCGGTGGAGATCGCGCTGTCGCGCTACTCGGAGATCGCCGCGCTGGAGGCGGAGGTCGCCGGCCTGACCGATCGGCTGGAGATCCGTAAGACCGTCGAGCGGGCCAAGGGCGCGCTGATGACCACCTACGGGATGACCGAGCCGCAGGCCTTCAAGTGGATCCAGCGCACGGCGATGGACCACCGGATGACCATGAAGGAGGTCGCCGAGCGGATCCTCGCGGAGACCGCCGGCGGCGAGGTGGCCCAGCCCGCCTCCTGA
- a CDS encoding branched-chain amino acid ABC transporter substrate-binding protein, producing the protein MRQKLARVLGGVAIGALVFSGAACKADSGSEAGGGKAACDLKIGFFGALTGDAAGLGIHMRNGTQLAIEQYNKDNKDCQVKLEQYDSQGDPAKAPALAQQAVGDSKVVGIIGPGFSGESEVADPIFDAAGLPTITPSATRPSLSTKNWKVFHRGVGNDTSQGPAAGRYIKNVLKAEKVYVVDDQSAYGAGLADEVKKVIGAPAGYDKIQVKQTNFSAVVTKIQSSGANVLFFGGYYTEAGLLLKQLKGAGWNGTMVAGDGVNDANFIKVAGQQVAEGTILTCPCAPATKAKGSFVTDYKTAFNVDPGTYADVSFDITRIMLEGIKAGKSSRADLNSFISGYSGTGAATGVNYKFESNGELDPAQVIVWAFKVNAGQVVPDIEIPKA; encoded by the coding sequence GTGAGGCAGAAGCTCGCTCGGGTGCTCGGTGGCGTGGCCATCGGCGCGCTCGTTTTCAGTGGCGCGGCCTGCAAGGCCGACAGCGGCAGTGAGGCGGGTGGCGGGAAGGCCGCCTGCGACCTGAAGATCGGCTTCTTCGGCGCGCTCACGGGTGACGCTGCGGGTCTCGGTATCCACATGCGCAACGGCACCCAGCTGGCCATCGAGCAGTACAACAAGGACAACAAGGACTGCCAGGTCAAGCTGGAGCAGTACGACTCCCAGGGCGACCCGGCCAAGGCCCCGGCGCTGGCCCAGCAGGCGGTCGGTGACAGCAAGGTCGTCGGCATCATCGGCCCCGGCTTCTCCGGTGAGTCCGAGGTGGCGGACCCGATCTTCGACGCGGCCGGCCTGCCGACCATCACCCCGTCGGCGACCCGCCCGAGCCTGAGCACCAAGAACTGGAAGGTCTTCCACCGGGGCGTCGGTAACGACACCTCGCAGGGCCCGGCCGCCGGTCGCTACATCAAGAACGTGCTGAAGGCCGAGAAGGTCTACGTCGTCGACGACCAGTCGGCGTACGGCGCCGGCCTGGCCGACGAGGTCAAGAAGGTCATCGGCGCCCCGGCCGGCTACGACAAGATCCAGGTCAAGCAGACCAACTTCTCCGCCGTGGTCACCAAGATCCAGAGCAGCGGCGCGAACGTCCTGTTCTTCGGTGGCTACTACACCGAGGCCGGCCTGCTGCTCAAGCAGCTCAAGGGCGCGGGCTGGAACGGCACGATGGTCGCCGGTGACGGTGTCAACGACGCCAACTTCATCAAGGTCGCCGGCCAGCAGGTCGCCGAGGGCACCATCCTGACCTGCCCGTGCGCCCCGGCCACCAAGGCCAAGGGCAGCTTCGTCACCGACTACAAGACGGCGTTCAACGTCGACCCGGGCACCTACGCCGACGTGTCCTTCGACATCACCCGGATCATGCTCGAGGGCATCAAGGCCGGTAAGTCGAGCCGTGCCGACCTGAACTCCTTCATCAGCGGCTACAGCGGCACCGGCGCCGCCACCGGCGTGAACTACAAGTTCGAGTCCAACGGTGAGCTGGACCCGGCCCAGGTGATCGTCTGGGCGTTCAAGGTGAACGCGGGCCAGGTCGTCCCCGACATCGAGATCCCCAAGGCCTGA
- a CDS encoding SDR family oxidoreductase: MTGFTVPDQSGRLTVVTGANSGIGLETARRLAAAGAEVILAVRNTGKGDIAAAGIRAGAPGVRLRVEELDLSRLASVADFARRLSTPGRPVDLLVNNAGVMAVPTRHTTADGFELQFGTNHLGHFALTGRLLPLLVAAKRPRVVTLSSGTHHFGRIDLDDLQGERRYRAQRAYAQSKLATLMFADELQRRSDRHGWGLLSNAAHPGATRTNLQSAGPSLGRGRTETPFSTRLTMRIPGFWQDVDQGALPTLYAATSPGAIGGEYYGPDGPFGLTGQPAVARKSRRARDASVAERLWRESERLTGVTYPRSTVGAGR, from the coding sequence ATGACCGGCTTCACCGTCCCCGACCAGTCCGGACGACTCACGGTGGTCACCGGGGCGAACAGCGGCATCGGGCTGGAGACCGCTCGCCGCCTCGCCGCAGCCGGCGCCGAGGTGATCCTCGCCGTCCGCAACACCGGCAAGGGCGACATTGCCGCCGCCGGCATCCGCGCCGGCGCCCCCGGCGTCCGGCTCCGGGTCGAGGAACTGGATCTGTCCCGCCTCGCCTCGGTAGCCGACTTCGCCCGCCGGCTCAGCACACCCGGCCGGCCGGTCGACCTGCTGGTCAACAACGCCGGCGTGATGGCCGTACCCACCCGGCACACCACCGCGGACGGATTCGAGCTCCAGTTCGGCACCAACCACCTGGGCCACTTCGCGCTCACCGGCCGGCTGCTCCCGCTGCTGGTCGCCGCCAAGCGGCCCCGCGTCGTCACCCTCAGCAGCGGCACCCACCACTTCGGCCGGATCGACCTCGACGACCTGCAGGGCGAGCGCCGGTACCGCGCCCAGCGCGCGTACGCCCAGTCGAAGCTGGCCACGCTGATGTTCGCCGACGAACTCCAGCGGCGCAGCGACCGCCACGGCTGGGGGCTGCTCAGCAACGCCGCGCACCCCGGCGCAACCCGGACCAACCTGCAGTCCGCCGGCCCCAGCCTCGGCCGTGGCCGGACCGAGACCCCGTTCTCCACCCGGCTCACCATGCGGATCCCCGGGTTCTGGCAGGACGTCGACCAGGGCGCGCTGCCCACCCTCTACGCCGCCACCAGCCCCGGCGCGATCGGCGGTGAGTACTACGGCCCGGACGGCCCGTTCGGCCTGACCGGCCAGCCCGCCGTGGCCCGCAAGTCCCGACGGGCCCGCGACGCCTCGGTCGCCGAGCGGCTGTGGCGCGAATCCGAGCGGCTCACCGGCGTGACCTACCCGCGCTCGACGGTCGGGGCGGGCCGGTAG